A region of Mycosarcoma maydis chromosome 15, whole genome shotgun sequence DNA encodes the following proteins:
- a CDS encoding uncharacterized protein (related to macronuclear actin 1): MTAREARTVIIVTGSHTITAGYGIHEILKRPSISLTARVGLPRSSASTSSSSSPPDYKQYLVGSALDQAERRGDDVAIFWPMRKGYVRDWQQMIALWNYVLFHLLPIRRSHNDSNILISLPLPVSRATHAYLTQIFFEHFNSAAITIAEKPLLSCYGVGSMNACVVDLGYESCDVSPVIECLVQSNANVKTDVGTRHCILYLAHLLRRDQSLVKAIQTLLRYTRKASSPAALSHESEQAALRSAIFSLAQQLLEEGLVLDEEAFKKGAGGMISVADGQDDEGNFDIAAVLVEGTKKHDDEEERRKAIEAAQGEEIDEAILASITGEDGQAGGSTDEKAVLVHFRGLKLKVGPERFRFLEPLFRPELLKDVAGASDLNLGDEPFGAGPIVTDWSSHDSYPMSAASPDWGQAISLPLAIANAISRVEDADRRPQLWENLIFTGQPAKIKTIQLEAVSALSEFVATEQTEAAQVLAEPNPLQARNVRALRVPDYFSEFKERNDLAPFLGGTIYAKLVFGDPQAKAFITKQNYNEAGPNQAFSVKLSA; the protein is encoded by the coding sequence ATGACGGCTCGAGAAGCAAGGACAGTCATCATCGTGACTGGCTCACACACAATCACTGCCGGCTACGGTATTCACGAGATCCTCAAGCGTccatccatctcgctcaCAGCGCGTGTCGGTCTTCCGCGATCGTCTGCATCCAcatcttcatcgtcatcacctCCGGACTACAAACAATACCTGGTCGGATCTGCGCTTGATCAAGCCGAACGAAGAGGCGATGATGTTGCCATCTTCTGGCCGATGCGTAAGGGCTATGTGCGTGATTGGCAGCAGATGATTGCGCTGTGGAACTATGTTCTTTTCCACCTTTTGCCCATTCGTCGCTCGCACAATGATTCGAATATCCTCATCAGCCTGCCACTACCAGTGTCTCGAGCGACACACGCCTATCTCACCCAGATCTTCTTTGAACATTTCAATTCGGCTGCGATTACGATTGCAGAAAAGCCGCTCCTCTCGTGCTACGGCGTGGGCAGCATGAACGCGTGCGTAGTCGATCTTGGCTACGAGAGCTGCGACGTGTCTCCTGTCATCGAATGTCTGGTACAGTCGAACGCCAACGTCAAGACGGATGTAGGCACCCGCCATTGCATCCTCTATCTCGCCCACCTGCTGCGTCGTGACCAGAGCTTGGTCAAGGCCATTCAGACGCTACTTCGATATACTCGCAAAGCGTCGTCCCCCGCCGCATTATCCCATGAGAGCGAGCAGGCAGCGTTGAGAAGCGCCATCTTTTCATTGGCACAACAGCTGCTGGAAGAAGGTCTGGTGCTGGACGAAGAAGCATTCAAGAAGGGAGCCGGAGGCATGATCTCGGTTGCGGATGGCCAAGATGACGAGGGCAATTTTGACATTGCGGCAGTGCTTGTAGAAGGCACCAAGAAgcacgatgacgaggaggagaggCGCAAAGCAAtcgaagcagctcaaggcgaAGAGATTGATGAGGCCATCCTCGCTTCCATCACAGGTGAAGACGGTCAAGCGGGCGGAAGTACGGATGAGAAGGCGGTGTTGGTGCATTTCCGCGgtctcaagctcaaggtgGGTCCCGAACGTTTTCGGTTCCTCGAGCCCCTCTTCCGAcccgagctgctcaaggatgTCGCTGGTGCTTCTGACCTAAATCTTGGCGATGAACCTTTCGGAGCCGGGCCGATTGTCACGGACTGGTCGAGCCACGACAGCTACCCAATGTCGGCAGCCTCACCTGATTGGGGCCAGGCCATATCGCTCCCGCTGgccatcgccaacgccatctcgcgcgtcgaggatgccgacCGTCGACCTCAGCTGTGGGAGAACCTGATTTTCACAGGCCAACcagccaagatcaagacgatccagctcgaggCAGTCTCGGCCTTGTCAGAATTCGTCGCCACCGAACAGACCGAAGCAGCGCAAGTGCTTGCTGAGCCCAATCCGCTGCAAGCTCGCAATGTGCGTGCGCTGCGCGTGCCGGACTACTTTTCCGAGTTCAAGGAACGTAACGATCTGGCGCCTTTCCTCGGTGGCACCATCTATGCCAAGCTCGTGTTTGGTGACCCGCAAGCAAAGGCGTTCATCACTAAGCAGAACTACAATGAGGCAGGGCCCAACCAGGCTTTCTCGGTCAAGCTCAGTGCTTGA
- a CDS encoding putative prohibitin subunit PHB2 — MNRGSGPQNIFRTLERLRQQAQQASQQFNNAGKPGGSSGGSGGSGGGGRGGPPNLANILGGSAGIVALVALGFGVNMSLFNVDGGHRAIKYSRLSGIKDTIFNEGTHFMIPWFEKPIDYDVRAKPRSIASLTGTKDLQMVSLTCRVLSRPRIDALPTIFRELGVDYDERVLPSIVNEVLKSVVAQFNASQLITQREMVSRLVRDNLTARAQRFNLVLDDVSITHVSFSPEFTHAVEAKQIAQQAALRAAFLVDQAIQEKASIIVKAQGEAKSAELIGEAVKKNKGFLKLRKLEAARDIATILSQAGSNNKVLLDADTLLLNVANEDPLHS, encoded by the coding sequence ATGAACCGCGGATCTGGACCCCAGAACATCTTCCGCACGCTCGAGCGACTGCGACAGCAGGCTCAGCAAGCATCACAGCAATTCAACAATGCAGGCAAGCctggtggaagcagcggtggcagTGGAGGTAGCGGAGGCGGAGGACGTGGAGGCCCGCCCAACCTCGCCAACATTCTCGGTGGTTCTGCCGGTATCGTGGCACTCGTCGCGCTCGGTTTCGGTGTCAACATGTCGCTCTTCAACGTGGATGGTGGTCACCGAGCGATCAAGTACTCGCGCTTGTCAGGTATCAAGGACACCATCTTCAACGAAGGTACTCATTTCATGATCCCCTGGTTTGAAAAGCCCATCGACTACGACGTTCGAGCTAAGCCCcgcagcatcgcttcgCTTACAGGTACCAAGGATCTTCAGATGGTCTCGCTCACCTGCCGTGTCCTGTCTCGTCCACgcatcgatgcgcttcCCACCATCTTCCGCGAGCTCGGCGTGGATTACGACGAGCGTGTCTTGCCGTCGATCGTCAATGAGGTGCTCAAGTCGGTCGTTGCGCAGTTCAACGCTTCGCAGCTCATCACCCAGAGAGAGATGGTGTCGAGGTTGGTTCGTGACAACTTGACTGCACGCGCACAGCGCTTCAACCTTGTGCTCGATGACGTTTCCATCACCCACGTCTCCTTCTCGCCCGAATTCACCCACGCCgtcgaggccaagcagaTTGCACAGCAAGCTGCGCTCCGCGCCGCTTTCTTGGTCGATCAGGCTATCCAGGAGAAGGCTTCCATCATCGTCAAGGCACAGGGTGAGGCCAAGTCCGCCGAACTCATCGGTGAAGCcgtcaagaagaacaagggTTTCCTCAAGCTCCGTAAGCTTGAAGCGGCTCGTGACATTGCTACCATCCTTTCGCAAGCCGGTTCGAACAACAAGGTattgctcgacgccgatacactgctgctcaacgTTGCCAACGAGGATCCTCTCCACTCTTAG
- a CDS encoding 60S ribosomal protein uL1 yields MSKIQVSSVRNTLKELIQASEDKRRNFNETVELQIGLKNYDPQRDKRFSGTVKLPHVPRPRMSLCILADAADVDRAKLINLEFMTVEDLKKLNKNKKLVKKLAKKYDAFLASEALIKQIPRLLGPGLSKAGKFPTPVSHNEDLEKKVTEVKSTIKFQLKKVLCLGVAIGHVQMSDDQLLANVMLAINFLISLLKKQWQNIKSLHVKSTMGKVYRLF; encoded by the coding sequence atgagcaagatCCAGGTGTCCAGCGTGCGTAACACCCTCAAGGAGCTGATCCAGGCTTCTGAGGACAAGCGCCGAAACTTTAACGAGACCGTCGAGCTCCAGATCGGCCTCAAGAACTACGACCCCCAGCGTGACAAGCGTTTCTCGGGTACCGTCAAGCTGCCGCATGTTCCCCGTCCTCGTATGAGCCTTTGCATTCTTGCTGATGCCGCCGATGTCGACCGTGCCAAGCTGATCAACCTCGAGTTCATGACGGTCGAGGACTTGAAGAAGCtcaacaagaacaagaagctcgtcaagaagctcgccaagaagtACGACGCTTTCCTTGCTTCTGAGGCTCTGATCAAGCAGATCCCTCGTCTGTTGGGCCCCGGTCTTTCCAAGGCCGGCAAGTTCCCCACTCCTGTCTCGCACAACGAGGACCTGGAGAAGAAGGTCACTGAGGTTAAGAGCACCATCAAGTTCCAGCTCAAGAAGGTTCTCTGCCTCGGTGTGGCTATTGGCCACGTCCAGATGTCGGATGACCAGCTTCTCGCCAACGTCATGCTTGCCATCAACTTCCTCATCTCGCTTCTTAAGAAGCAGTGGCAGAACATCAAGTCGCTCCACGTCAAGTCGACCATGGGCAAGGTTTACCGTCTCTTCTAA
- a CDS encoding uncharacterized protein (related to NIT3 - nitrilase), which translates to MSMAPNLSLQKTTVALVQLGSTSFDKAFNLKRARDAVLSAASTRPGTASSSISAPVGMVVLPECFNSPYGVKYFAEYAESFGGAYQKIKKPLPSALARMGKGKEEIRWTIDASTDPSAESKLAREKGIGKPIEIDDRIQKLSPSLKMLSETAREANVVLVGGSVPERDDLTGNIYNSSCVFNEKGQLISIHRKLHLFDIDIPGKMTFQESETLAGGDRVTLFDCSLGRFGLGICYDLRFPEPAMIAGRLGAGCIIYPGAFNTTTGPVSWELLLRARATDNQVYTLGCSPARPSQQALDGELTDKDGWREGEKAYPAWGHSSVVGPLGDVKAKLAEAEATLFFTLDPEEVQQTRKNIPISTQRRFDVYPDITCG; encoded by the coding sequence ATGTCTATGGCACCCAACCTCTCGCTGCAAAAGACCACGGTTGCGTTGGTGCAGCTGGGATCCACCTCGTTCGACAAGGCGTTCAACCTCAAGCGTGCACGAGATGCGGTTCTTAgtgctgcatcgacgcgACCAGGCACCGCCTCGtcatccatctcggcaCCTGTAGGTATGGTGGTGCTGCCCGAGTGCTTCAATTCGCCCTACGGAGTCAAGTATTTCGCCGAGTACGCCGAGTCGTTTGGAGGCGCATACCaaaagatcaagaagcCACTTCCGTCCGCATTGGCGCGTATGGGGAAAGGCAAGGAGGAAATCCGCTGGACCATCGACGCTTCCACAGATCCCAGTGCTGAGTCCAAGCTGGCTCGCGAAAAGGGAATCGGAAAACCGATAGAGATCGATGATCGCATTCAAAAGCTCTCGCCGAGTCTCAAGATGCTTTCCGAAACAGCTCGTGAGGCCAATGTGGTGCTTGTCGGCGGCAGCGTTCCTGAACGTGACGATCTAACTGGCAACATTTACAACTCTTCCTGCGTCTTTAACGAAAAGGGACAGCTTATCAGCATTCACCGCAAGCTGCACCTCTTTGACATTGACATCCCGGGCAAGATGACGTTTCAGGAGAGCGAAACGTTGGCCGGTGGAGATCGTGTCACTCTTTTCGACTGCAGTTTGGGTCgcttcggtctcggcatTTGCTACGACTTGCGCTTCCCGGAACCGGCTATGATTGCAGGTCGTCTCGGTGCTGGATGCATCATCTATCCTGGTGCTTTCAACACGACAACTGGGCCGGTTAGCTGGGAGCTTTTGCTTCGTGCACGGGCTACTGATAACCAGGTTTACACACTTGGTTGCAGCCCCGCTCGTCCCAGCCAGCAAGCTCTTGATGGTGAACTCACCGACAAAGACGGCTGGCGCGAGGGCGAAAAGGCTTATCCCGCATGGGGCCACTCGAGCGTCGTCGGTCCACTCGGAGATGTCAAGGCGAAACTCGCCGAGGCGGAAGCCACTCTCTTCTTCACTCTGGATCCGGAAGAGGTGCAACAGACAAGGAAGAACATTCCCATCAGCACACAGCGCAGGTTTGATGTGTATCCGGACATCACATGTGGTTAG
- a CDS encoding uncharacterized protein (related to glucose/galactose transporter) yields the protein MGRFGRPQGGATERAATADTLSKGQLYFSFALVSSLFFVWGLSYGLLDSLNKTFQDSLHLDKAQSTGLQACYFGAYLVNGPISGPLARRWGYRFAIHGGLSLFSIGAILFWPCAVYYSYPGFLVCTFVTASGLAWLEMAANSYITVLGSPDLAAFRLVFAQSWNGVASVLGPIIAGRTFLKTGHSHTLNHLQWVYLGISAFGCMINLLFWIAKLPEVKQQVDSSIEEKPVSIWTQKHLLWGAFAEFMYVGSQVAVASLTINFYVEQPGLNISVTRAADLFSVTLAVFTIGRFIGVPILTRVDSALILFLCGLGCILFSILTAVVPGAGGIACLMLIFFFESVCYPIIFTLATGNLGTNQKLGSALVAAGVSGGAWMPSVQATVADHTTTRRSFFVPISGFAVVSAYGLYMHMRGCKQQGYWSWRKLDKETTMGLTATQHSDIEHVEQTDSDKDVKIGQSSPTYPSVPYQH from the coding sequence ATGGGTCGATTTGGAAGGCCACAGGGTGGCGCCACCGAACgtgctgccaccgccgacACTTTGAGCAAGGGACAGCTCTACTTCAGCTTTGCCCTCGTCTCATCCCTCTTCTTCGTTTGGGGCCTCTCCTACGGTCTTCTCGATTCGCTCAACAAGACTTTCCAGGACTCTCTTCACTTGGACAAGGCCCAGTCTACCGGTCTGCAGGCATGTTACTTTGGCGCATATCTCGTCAACGGTCCCATCAGTGGACCGTTAGCCCGTCGCTGGGGGTACAGATTCGCCATCCATGGAggtctctctctcttttccATTGGTGCCATCCTCTTTTGGCCGTGCGCTGTCTACTACTCGTACCCTGGTTTCTTGGTTTGCACCTTCGTCACAGCATCCGGTCTGGCTTGGCTCGAGATGGCTGCCAACTCGTACATCACCGTTCTTGGATCTCCCGATTTGGCTGCGTTCCGTCTGGTGTTCGCACAGTCGTGGAACGGTGTCGCGTCGGTCCTCGGCCCCATCATCGCCGGTCGTACCTTCCTCAAGACAGGTCACTCGCACACCCTCAACCACTTGCAGTGGGTCTACCTCGGCATCTCTGCATTTGGATGCATGATCAACTTGCTTTTCTGGATCGCTAAGCTTCCCgaggtcaagcagcaggtcGACTCGTCGATCGAAGAAAAACCCGTCTCCATTTGGACTCAGAAGCACCTTCTTTGGGGTGCATTTGCTGAGTTCATGTATGTTGGATCGCAGGTCGCCGTTGCTTCGCTCACCATCAACTTTTACGTCGAGCAACCTGGTCTCAACATCTCGGTTACCCGCGCTGCCGATCTCTTCTCGGTGACACTGGCCgtgttcacgattggacGATTCATCGGTGTTCCCATCCTCACGCGTGTCGACTCGGCCCTCATCCTTTTCCTCTGCGGTCTAGGCTGCATCCTGTTTTCCATCCTCACTGCCGTGGTTCCCGGCGCTGGTGGTATCGCGTGCTTGATGctcatcttcttcttcgaATCCGTCTGCTACCCCATCATCTTCACGCTGGCCACTGGCAATCTGGGTACTAACCAGAAGCTGGGTTCAGCGCTCGTAGCTGCCGGTGTCTCTGGTGGTGCCTGGATGCCCTCCGTTCAGGCTACGGTTGCTGACCACACCACCACGCGTCGATCGTTCTTCGTGCCCATCTCTGGTTTCGCCGTCGTATCCGCCTACGGTCTCTACATGCACATGCGCGGTTGCAAGCAGCAGGGATACTGGAGCTGGAggaagctcgacaaggagaCCACCATGGGCCTCACCGCTACTCAGCACTCTGACATTGAACACGTCGAGCAGACTGACTCCGACAAGGATGTCAAGATCGGTCAGTCTAGCCCCACCTACCCTTCGGTGCCTTACCAGCACTAG
- a CDS encoding uncharacterized protein (related to Cephamycin export protein cmcT) has translation MSIQRAGSLNELRRGVLSSRKLSNMLAAPKLSATTRIVLSLVSICGVTILTSFLGGALTIALPSMADTVNLSQELLSWPLSMFSLVSGALLLIAGGMADAFGRRPVFLLGITIFAAMSIATSFQNTGGGLIGCCAGLGLAAAMLIPSGVGILGSSIPEGPIKNRSFAAIGAAQPIGFIFGLILGGLLANHWRIIFWILGACALGFGTCAFLSLPNEGEELIRTANNSRATSVDDLTAHVAPISVEARSPTAMAPIRDSNKAASRTDLTAASTAPLGPAGPTSTSRTLRLKTFDWFGAFMSTSGLVMLTFALADAETAPHGWKTSYVLALLPTSIVLLAAFLSWERYLERRQQTYEMGASSASTSHPRRNATFFTAPPTTPLLPPAIWRAPRFGAVLLVIFLAWLSFNVMSYLSTLVLQEVQQISPTRTSLFFLPMVATGLSLNVFAGYVVGRISAVWLIVGGAAAGAAACVIMSTSVEPDTPYYKAMLWIMILQVGPDVFFPAGSLYASKSVGRQHQALAGSLFNTTIRLATSLGLAISSSISTSVTKAAVAKSASHISARFIRPSDLVLHRSMLFAGAHFVPRAGAGAASGAAESKPIEALLQGYRAASWLCFACSVLSIVVALAKLRSIGIVGGMEGKVEDSTRPSSPSAGVSQPDEHELESVVAPRDSKQAAASGSAANIRR, from the coding sequence ATGAGCATTCAGCGAGCTGGCAGCTTGAACGAGCTGAGGCGCGGCGTGCTCTCCTCGAGGAAGCTGTCCAACATGTTGGCCGCACCAAAACTGTCTGCAACGACGCGCATCGTCCTATCGCTCGTCTCAATCTGCGGTGTCACCATCCTGACGAGTTTCTTGGGAGGTGCTCTGACAATCGCGCTACCTTCCATGGCGGACACGGTCAATCTATCGCAGGAGCTGCTGTCATGGCCATTGTCGATGTTCTCGCTCGTCAGTGGTGCACTCCTGCTCATCGCTGGTGGAATGGCCGATGCGTTCGGAAGGAGACCTGTCTTCCTACTCGGCATCACTATCTTTGCCGCCATGTCGATCGCCACTTCGTTCCAGAATACAGGAGGTGGACTCATTGGCTGCTGTGCCGGTCTGggcttggctgcagcaaTGCTCATCCCTTCCGGCGTCGGTATTTTGGGCAGCTCGATCCCTGAAGGACCCATCAAGAATCGAAGCTTTGCTGCCATCGGCGCAGCACAACCGATTGGCTTCATCTTTGGTCTCATTCTCGGAGGCCTTCTCGCTAATCACTGGCGTATCATCTTTTGGATCCTAGGTGCATGTGCACTTGGTTTCGGTACATGCGCCTTCCTATCATTGCCAAACGAGGGAGAGGAGCTCATTCGTACAGCCAACAATTCCAGAGCTACATCCGTCGATGACTTGACAGCTCATGTAGCGCCAATCTCGGTCGAGGCGCGATCCCCGACGGCCATGGCtcccattcgtgattccaaCAAAGCCGCAAGCCGCACCGACCTCACAGCAGCTTCGACAGCCCCTCTTGGTCCTGCAGGCCCCACTAGTACCAGTCGTACGCTTCGGCTCAAAACATTTGACTGGTTCGGTGCTTTTATGTCAACATCAGGACTCGTCATGCTCACCTTTGCTCTggccgatgccgagacaGCTCCACACGGATGGAAGACGTCGTACGTGCTGGCTCTACTTCCAACGTCTATTGTGCTGCTAGCTGCGTTCCTCTCTTGGGAGCGTTACTTAGAACGCAGGCAGCAGACGTACGAAATGGGAGCATCCAGCGCTAGCACAagccatcctcgtcgcaACGCAACATTCTTCACCGCACCACCCACGACCCCCTTGTTACCACCCGCCATCTGGCGCGCACCGCGATTCGGCGCGGTGTTGCTGGTCATCTTCCTTGCTTGGCTCAGCTTCAACGTCATGTCGTACCTGAGCACACTGGTTCTGCAAGAAGTGCAGCAGATTTCGCCAACGCGAACTTCCCTTTTCTTCCTGCCAATGGTGGCAACGGGTTTGTCGCTCAATGTTTTCGCCGGGTATGTGGTAGGCAGGATTTCAGCAGTGTGGCTGATTGTTGGTGGAGCggctgcaggtgcagctgcttgtGTCATCATGTCGACGAGTGTTGAACCGGACACGCCTTACTACAAGGCCATGCTGTGGATCATGATTCTTCAAGTTGGTCCGGATGTGTTTTTCCCGGCCGGCTCTCTGTACGCTTCCAAGTCGGTCGGTCGCCAGCATCAAGCACTGGCAGGCTCACTCTTTAACACCACCATTCGATTAGCCACGTCTTTGGGACTCGCAATTTCgtcttccatctcgactTCTGTCACCAAAGCAGCCGTTGCCAAGTCGGCCTCGCACATCTCTGCACGGTTCATCCGTCCATCCGATCTCGTGCTGCACCGTTCTATGCTCTTTGCTGGCGCGCATTTTGTGCCACGAGCCGGTGCTGGCGCAGCGAGCGGTGCAGCTGAATCAAAACCAATCGAGGCGCTGTTGCAAGGATACAGAGCCGCTTCGTGGTTGTGCTTTGCCTGCTCGGTGCTCTCCATCGTTGTGGCTCTGGCAAAGCTTCGATCCATTGGAATTGTCGGTGGTATGGAGGGTAAGGTAGAAGATAGCACTCGACCTAGCTCTCCTAGCGCTGGTGTGTCGCAACcagacgagcacgagctcgagagcgtTGTAGCACCCCGAGACAGCAAGCAGGCAGCCGCCTCGGGCTCAGCAGCTAACATTAGACGATAG
- a CDS encoding putative amino-acid permease family protein, with amino-acid sequence MSATNPYAAQAGSTFKEVASPSQPSSPDHQNVEKADSKSVSADGSNEPPAEELRRALGTRHMVMIAIGGIIGPGLLVGSGQALANAGPVGALIAFAITGAIVYFVLQALGEMATLFAIRGSFIEYAGRWVDPALGFVAGWIYWELWISVLANEYNAVAIVIRYWDGAQAVPTGAWIAIFWVLFMGLSMLGVLAYGEVEFVLATVKVIGIVVFFILSIVINVGGAGGDQGYIGFRYFKTPGPFNGSGLDALNGIAKILVVSATLYAGTEATAITAAEAKNPAKAVPIAIRSVFYRILVLYLGTIFFIGLNVPSDDPSLVSAKSKAAASPLTIALKRGGIGAAASLINALIILSVISAGNSSLYIASRTLQSLGATGRAPKIFGWTSATGKVPIPALVLSNLVALISLLSINAGASTVFTYIINISGVSTFVIFAIICLCHIRFRQAWLRQGKSLDELPFKAFLAPYGSWGAFILNIVLMFFQGYTTFLNPRKAADIVVAYIVIPVAVVLYFGWKLWHKTQVVALEDLDLDSGRRLIEDFEPLQDLPDDEVLEKNKPWYKNPKKIFGRILA; translated from the coding sequence ATGTCTGCCACCAATCCATATGCCGCGCAAGCCGGTTCAACATTTAAAGAGGTGGCTTCGCCCTCACAACCCTCGTCTCCGGACCACCAAAATGTCGAAAAGGCGGATTCCAAGTCGGTTTCGGCTGATGGCTCGAATGAGCCACCGGCAGAGGAGCTTCGACGAGCGCTCGGTACTCGTCACATGGTCATGATCGCCATCGGCGGCATCATCGGACCGGGTCTGCTCGTAGGTTCCGGACAGGCGTTGGCGAATGCTGGACCTGTAGGAGCCTTGATCGCCTTTGCGATCACAGGCGCGATTGTCTATTTCGTATTGCAAGCGCTTGGAGAAATGGCAACGCTGTTCGCGATTCGCGGATCATTTATCGAATATGCCGGCAGGTGGGTCGATCCTGCTCTGGGCTTCGTGGCGGGCTGGATCTACTGGGAACTGTGGATCAGCGTCCTCGCCAACGAATACAACGCCGTCGCCATTGTCATCCGATATTGGGATGGTGCTCAAGCCGTCCCAACAGGTGCGTGGATCGCCATCTTCTGGGTCCTCTTTATGGGACTTTCCATGCTTGGTGTCCTAGCGTACGGCGAGGTGGAGTTTGTGCTTGCTACCGTCAAGGtgatcggcatcgtcgtctttTTCATCctcagcatcgtcatcaacGTAGGTGGTGCAGGAGGCGATCAGGGTTACATCGGATTCCGTTACTTCAAGACGCCCGGTCCTTTCAACGGATCCGGTTTGGACGCCCTCAACGGTATCGCCAAGATCCTTGTCGTTTCAGCAACGCTGTACGCCGGAACCGAAGCGACCGCCATCACCGCAGCAGAGGCAAAGAACCCTGCCAAGGCGGTTCCTATCGCGATTCGTTCCGTCTTCTATCGAATTCTCGTCCTCTACCTCGGCACCATCTTTTTCATCGGCCTCAATGTGCCTTCTGACGATCCGTCGCTTGTCTCGGCAAAGTCCAAGGCGGCTGCATCACCTCTTACTATCGCACTTAAGCGTGGCGGCAtcggtgcagctgcttcgCTCATCAACGCTCTCATCATCCTCAGCGTGATCTCGGCCGGAAACTCTTCGCTCTACATTGCCTCGCGTACTCTGCAATCACTCGGAGCTACCGGTCGCGCGCCAAAGATCTTCGGATGGACTTCGGCAACTGGCAAAGTGCCCATCCCGGCATTGGTGCTTTCCAACCTGGTCGCTCTgatctcgctgctctcCATCAACGCCGGCGCTTCGACCGTCTTCACCTACATCATCAACATCTCTGGTGTCAGCACGTTTGTCATCTTTGCCATCATCTGCCTCTGCCATATTCGCTTCCGTCAAGCATGGCTCAGGCAAGGAAAGAGTCTGGACGAGCTACCTTTTAAGGCGTTTCTCGCTCCGTACGGTTCGTGGGGAGCGTTTATTCTCAACATCGTCTTGATGTTTTTCCAGGGCTACACGACGTTTTTGAACCCCAGAAAGGCGGCGGACATTGTTGTGGCGTACATTGTTATTCCTGTTGCAGTGGTCTTGTATTTCGGCTGGAAGCTCTGGCACAAGACCCAGGTcgttgcgctcgaggaTCTGGATCTGGATAGTGGAAGGCGACTCATCGAGGATTTCGAGCCTTTACAGGATTTGcccgacgacgaggtgctcgagaagaacaAGCCGTGGTACAAGAATCCCAAAAAGATCTTCGGCCGAATCCTGGCATGA